The segment TGGGCCGCTTTCTCCATCACCACCGATGGCGATTGTGGCCAGCGCACATCCAGTTCTGCCGCGATACGACGAGGCACCAGTCCGTCCAGATAGCCATACAGGCGCAGGAATGGCAGCTGGAGAGCATCCAGCGACGCACGCAAATCACAGTGACGCAGAATCTCCAGACCGCCTTCCAGTACCGCCACTGACGGCATTGGCTGCGATAACACCACTTCTTTCAGTTGGCGAGCATCCTGGCGCGCGCTTTCCGTTCCCAGCGTCTGCAAAGCCAGAAAACGTTCCACGGTGCGTTGAAAATCATTACTTAATTGCTGCTGAAAGCCATGCAGTGTTTCCGGCTTAATACCGGGCCATTCTTCGCTGGCGGTAAAGCATGGCGACGAAGCCACACTGATCAGCCCCCGAATGGATTCCGGCACCGTAAGCGCCAGTTGACTGGCGACCAGACCACCCAGCGACCAACCCAGCAGCAGGCTGCGTTCCGGCAAATGCTCCACCAGATGCTGTGCCATAGCGGGCAGTGTCATGGCACCAAATCCCTGGCTGCGACCAAAACCCGGTAGATCGACCAGGTGCAAGCGAAAATGCGGACTGAGTCGCGGAATGATGTTTTGCCACACTTCGGCATTCAATCCCCAGCCGTGCAGCAGCACAAGATCGCAATCCCCCGTGCCGGTGGTGTGCCACCAGATCGAACTCATCGGTTATTATCCTGAAAGTGAAAAGGAGGTCGCTATGCTATCAATCCCTGCCCTGTGTTGGCTATGCCGTTTGCCGCTACGCATGGCGCAACACGGTCTGTGCAACGGGTGTTT is part of the Pantoea phytobeneficialis genome and harbors:
- the bioH gene encoding pimeloyl-ACP methyl ester esterase BioH, with the protein product MSSIWWHTTGTGDCDLVLLHGWGLNAEVWQNIIPRLSPHFRLHLVDLPGFGRSQGFGAMTLPAMAQHLVEHLPERSLLLGWSLGGLVASQLALTVPESIRGLISVASSPCFTASEEWPGIKPETLHGFQQQLSNDFQRTVERFLALQTLGTESARQDARQLKEVVLSQPMPSVAVLEGGLEILRHCDLRASLDALQLPFLRLYGYLDGLVPRRIAAELDVRWPQSPSVVMEKAAHAPFISHPEAFCQHILSFSDRLPR